A stretch of the Alnus glutinosa chromosome 6, dhAlnGlut1.1, whole genome shotgun sequence genome encodes the following:
- the LOC133870907 gene encoding VQ motif-containing protein 9 — protein sequence MMDKSCQSSADSTSTTTSSGTTTASNNTSRDQYLRHLNKLSHKISKPIIKKPPFDPHNQSQNLDNHNDHHQSQQQSQPQVQQHQPPVYNINKNDFRDVVQKLTGSPAHERFSTPPPIHAPKPPSSRLQRIRPPPLAHVSNRPPPLLNGGVPPPQPPPMNTSIPITAANSSFGHMGRPVTPLSPLPPFPTVHAAAESPVSAYMRYLQNTVYTFDSNPKQFSGFSPLAPLVSPRWHNSGPPLSHQHQQFPPPQQGIFPPPTSASIPSQLQFPMPTSPLPFGCLNSPRSPYPLLSPGLLFSPSSGQLGFPQLPLSPTVPMPSPRWRAL from the coding sequence ATGATGGATAAAAGCTGTCAATCCTCTGCAGATTCTACCTCAACCACTACGAGTAGTGGCACTACCACTGCTAGTAATAATACCAGCAGAGACCAGTACCTCAGACACCTCAACAAGCTCTCCCACAAGATCTCCAAGCCCATCATCAAAAAACCCCCTTTTGATCCCCACAATCAAAGTCAGAATCTTGATAATCATAACGATCACCACCAATCACAACAGCAATCACAGCCGCAGGTCCAGCAGCATCAGCCGCCGGTCTACAACATCAACAAGAACGACTTCAGGGACGTGGTCCAGAAGCTCACGGGCTCGCCGGCCCACGAGCGCTTCTCAACGCCGCCGCCTATCCACGCGCCCAAGCCTCCCAGCTCTCGCCTACAGCGTATCCGCCCTCCGCCCCTGGCGCACGTTAGCAATCGTCCCCCTCCCCTGCTAAACGGCGGCGTCCCCCCTCCACAACCGCCCCCTATGAACACTTCCATCCCCATCACCGCCGCGAATTCCAGCTTCGGTCACATGGGACGGCCCGTAACTCCGTTGTCGCCTCTGCCGCCTTTCCCGACAGTCCACGCGGCGGCGGAATCGCCCGTCTCGGCCTACATGCGGTACCTCCAGAACACAGTCTACACCTTCGATTCCAATCCTAAGCAGTTCTCCGGATTCTCACCGTTGGCCCCTCTGGTCTCGCCGCGCTGGCACAATTCGGGTCCACCGCTGTCGCATCAGCATCAGCAGTTTCCACCGCCGCAGCAGGGGATATTTCCCCCTCCGACATCGGCTTCAATACCGTCACAACTGCAGTTCCCGATGCCGACATCACCGCTTCCATTCGGTTGCTTGAATTCACCGCGGTCACCGTACCCTTTGCTCTCACCAGGCCTGCTGTTTTCGCCTTCGTCCGGTCAACTAGGGTTTCCGCAGCTCCCGCTTTCGCCCACTGTGCCGATGCCGAGCCCTAGATGGAGAGCTCTCTGA